A portion of the Carya illinoinensis cultivar Pawnee chromosome 11, C.illinoinensisPawnee_v1, whole genome shotgun sequence genome contains these proteins:
- the LOC122280949 gene encoding geraniol 8-hydroxylase-like — MDLFNTLLCLCITWVIIQAFRIVRSSTATPKKLPPGPKPFPIIGNLLDMGDKPHKSLAMLAQIYGPIMSLKLGQVTTIIISSAQMAKEVLRTHDQQLSSRTIPDALRAYKHDELGMAWMPVSTQWRKLRKICNGQLFSNSALNDNQDVRRMKLQELLAETHQSSLTGEAVDIGRAAVKTTLNLLSNTVFSLDLANSDSDMAGEFKEIAGDIMREVGKPNLADYFPLLKKIDPQGARRRLTVHFSKLIDIFDRLISRRLQLRKVSGYHVTKNDMLDTLLNISDDNSTELDKTTIESLFVDLFVAGTETTATTVEWAMAELLQNPEALSKAKEELKQVIEKGKPIEESDIARLPYLQAIVKETFRLHPAIPFLLPRKADADVEINGYVIPEGAQLLVNAWAIGRDPSLWENASSFMPERFLGSDIDVKGQNFELVPFGGGRRICPGYPLAMRMLHLMLGSLIHNFDWKLEDGVKIEDVSMENKISLTSQIAHPLRAIPIPV; from the exons ATGGATTTGTTCAACACTTTGCTATGTCTTTGCATCACCTGGGTCATCATCCAAGCCTTCCGCATAGTTCGAAGCAGCACTGCAACTCCGAAAAAGCTTCCACCAGGTCCAAAACCATTTCCAATAATCGGAAACCTCTTGGATATGGGTGACAAACCCCACAAGTCCCTGGCCATGCTTGCCCAGATTTATGGCCCCATCATGAGCCTAAAGCTAGGCCAAGTAACAACAATAATCATTTCGTCGGCACAGATGGCAAAAGAAGTCCTTCGAACGCATGACCAACAGCTGTCCAGCCGAACAATCCCGGACGCACTCCGAGCCTACAAACACGACGAGTTGGGGATGGCATGGATGCCAGTTTCGACCCAGTGGAGGAAACTTCGCAAAATCTGCAATGGCCAGCTATTCTCCAACAGTGCACTCAATGACAACCAAGATGTCCGGCGGATGAAACTGCAAGAGCTCCTTGCCGAGACTCATCAAAGCAGTCTAACCGGCGAGGCAGTAGATATTGGCAGGGCGGCCGTCAAGACTACGCTTAACCTGTTATCAAACACAGTATTTTCGTTGGATTTGGCCAATTCGGATTCTGACATGGCTGGAGAGTTCAAGGAGATTGCAGGGGATATCATGAGGGAGGTAGGGAAACCCAACTTGGCAGATTATTTTCCTCTGCTTAAGAAAATCGATCCACAAGGTGCAAGGCGGCGCCTGACAGTTCACTTTTCAAAGTTAATAGACATCTTTGATCGCTTAATTAGCCGGAGGTTGCAGTTGAGGAAAGTGTCTGGTTATCACGTCACGAAAAATGATATGTTAGATACCCTTCTCAATATCAGTGATGACAACAGTACGGAGTTGGACAAAACTACGATAGAAAGCTTGTTCGTC GACCTATTTGTTGCGGGCACCGAGACAACCGCAACCACAGTGGAATGGGCAATGGCAGAACTACTCCAAAACCCAGAGGCGTTGtcgaaagccaaagaagagctgaAGCAGGTAATTGAGAAAGGCAAGCCAATAGAGGAATCAGATATTGCACGGTTACCTTACTTACAAGCCATAGTCAAAGAAACGTTCAGATTGCACCCAGCAATTCCATTTTTACTACCTAGAAAAGCCGATGCAGACGTAGAAATCAATGGCTATGTCATCCCAGAGGGTGCACAATTGCTAGTGAATGCATGGGCCATAGGCCGAGACCCAAGCTTATGGGAAAATGCAAGTTCATTTATGCCAGAGAGGTTCTTGGGATCTGATATTGATGTTAAAGGTCAGAACTTTGAGCTTGTACCATTTGGTGGTGGAAGAAGAATATGTCCTGGTTATCCTTTGGCGATGAGAATGCTGCACTTGATGTTAGGTTCTCTTATCCACAACTTCGATTGGAAGCTTGAAGATGGAGTGAAAATCGAGGATGTGAGCATGGAAAATAAGATTTCCTTAACGTCACAGATTGCTCACCCACTTAGAGCTATTCCTATTCCAGTCTAA